The Polyodon spathula isolate WHYD16114869_AA chromosome 21, ASM1765450v1, whole genome shotgun sequence genome contains the following window.
TTCGTCTTCTTTATCGAATTAACCAATCCGAAGAGGTTGCCAATAACTTCTCTGATTGGTTATACTAATTGCATTTAAGCTTGTGTTTGACCCGTATTCTGGATGAGGCGGCTTGCTTCCATCCAAGATGTGATCACTTCAAGGAACGTGTTCTCCCTTCATCAAAGCTACTCGCTGCTAAATTTCTAAGAAGAAGAAATCTAGGGCAAAGCATGAGAAGTACCGGTTGCTATGGAAACCATCTGATACGATCTTCCAAGCAATGTGCCTACATGAACACCTGAAAGACTGCCTGTCTGCTGATCGACACTAAAGCTGTCCATCTCCAAAAGAAGTGCGGGCGAGATCAAGTACTTTGTTTTAGAAACTGCCGTTTCTCCAATGAAGTAATTGAGTGCACCTTCCAAGATCCTTAAAAATTGGGTACTCGTGGTCATTTATCTCCAATGACTTGACTGTGCATTAATAAAAGTATCCTGTTCTCTCTctcagctttggtgcgtgatgctcccatcGTCCCTcgttttaaatcaactctcatgACCCACCTGTTCTCGTTTGCTTTCCatgttctttaagcctgatatctgctattagctgctgtgttgctgctactgtttcatgtattattctactatcatgtattatccTTTATTATGATCATTTTATTGTTATCCTGAATAAAGTATATAGAACGTGCACGCAATTATAACAACTAACCAGtcctctctaaaaaaaaaaaaaagcaccaataACAGCTATTTTATGCTATTTTAGCAGAAATTCTAATTCACAGAAAACACTTATCTGCCCGGTGCACCTGACCTTTCAATATAGTTGCAACATCTCCAGCGCTTAATGCTAGCCcgctgtttacattttaataaaataagtaatttaaattaataatcatgtcaaagaaaatatacatttcagaatTTTTGGCAGTTTAGGTTCATTCATAAAAACAGTATAGACTAGGGCTTCGGAGCATTTGTTTGCATTGGGCCCCAAAAATATGTCATCCtgtctaagtgtgtgtgtgtgtgtgtgtgtgtgtgtgtgtgattttactTAGCATGGTCGTTATTTTCACTTCTCCCATTCAAACTATAAAAAGTGAAGATTTTGCTTACAAAACATCAATACAACTACAAAGAAAGCCTTTCTGCAGTTCTTTATATTGCCAACAGAGGCGCTGTGGATGCTATCAAAACGTTTTTGATCGTTCAGGGATGCCCgtgagttttctttttgtttagctACTTCCGGATCTGGTTGTTTACTTTGGTCTCTACTCTATATCATGTGTTCATTATTAAAACCCTTAACAATCGCCGAATAAgacattatatacattttaaaagttttaaccgctagtattgtattttatataaatttaaacaAGCGCTATCTGGTTGCTATCGGAGTAAGTGGATGATGAAGCGCGACCGACGCGGTCGGTTCCGTGCTCTTGTGCAGGAGACTCAGCTGGGACAGCAGGCTGCTGAGCGTAAGCCAGGCGGCCGCCGTGGAAGACCGCGATCTTCCGAAATACAGCACACAGAAGAAAGTCTCGACCCTTCAGCTGTAGTAGGTGGTGCTGAAGGCGGATCAGAGGAATCGGGTTAGTTTGCTGCACAAATGGACGGTTGAAAACGAGAGAAAGTTACAAAATGTTGTAGTTTGGTTAAGTGTTCTTGGTGTACCAGTACTGTACTTTGCAGGTACAGCGTTTATCGGCGTTCCTTATATGAAGTACGGATTCTAGTAAGATATCCCTTCCAAAAGGCTGCTGCCAGTAGTTTAACATCAGGGTTGAAGAAAGAGAAATATTCATACTTTATTTGCATGCCTTCATCTAAGAGAGAGTAGGTATTTATATTAGTTTTGTGCAGCATGATTTTATTTGTTGAAAGTAGGGGGAAACAAAACGAATGACGCGAGTTAAAGAAGCTGCTGCTTCAGCTGTGGGTGGTTGTGGAGTTCTCCTCACGCTGCAGTAAGCTAGAGTCTTTTGCAAGTCAAAACTGCACGTGTCTTAAACACGCATGTCAGTGAAATTCACCCCCTAGCACAGCTAAACATACACAGTTAGAGCTGTCAGTAGATCACTGGCCTCCACTGTATACACACATAACATGTAAGTTTGACTGCAGCAGACATATACCCCTTGATTTTGCTACCCTAAATAACACAATAAGTACTTTTCTAGATATATTTATAACTGTGTATAATTAACAGACCTCCACGTGGCCCATACCCAGCGGTTTGATGTCTGGTACAATTAATTTGTTTGGAGCCTGAACTCTGATTGGCACAGTAACTCAGTGGCCTATGCCTCAAGAGTTGATCAGTTGCAATTACAATGAATAATGTGTGATAGGTATTTTCTCATTGGCGTTGTAGGCACAGGAAGGACTGTAACCACTGCATTCTGCCGGCTTTGCCATGGGAAATTTTCATCCCGGAGCCTGCGAAGTGCCTTTGGGAAGATCCCTGTGATTGGACAGGGTCCCAAGAAGAAGCAGAAACAGCaggttttctttgctgatttCCAGCGCCTGCTGGGTGTGCCGGTGATGCAGGATCCAGTCCTCTCACAGTTCATCTGCAAGAACTGCTACACCCAGTTCTATAAATGCTCCAGCATCCTACGGACGTTTATCCAGCGTGTTAACATGTCACCAACTGGGAGAGTGAGGTCAGCAGGCCAGTGAGTAGAGAGCTTGGCAGAGAGAATGGTGCAGAGCAGGGACACTCTGGTTTGCTTTGTTAAGCTGTATTCAAGTTAACATGTTTTCAAGTTACTGAGATTGTGCCTAATTTGAGCTGAACCTCAATTTTGTCAGCCTCAAACATCATCTCAGACCAACACAGCCTAACTGCAACATAACAGTCTTTAACTGAGGCATACCTCATGAGATTGCAGTGTATATGTGAGATGAATGAAAACACTGTTACGTTGTTGTGTATAtgtaaatgcaattttttaatGTAGACACGAGATGTGCGGAAAAggaacatacagtacattctcGCTATACTGCCCTccattataacgaacctggcccctggaccccaaataaaacaaaaaataataaacgcacactgtcaacatcccggtctgtacgcatgGGACGCCACCTCCACAGTggagtcaactcttttgtcttaataaaaagcaagaaaatgatttttatgttgcaacaaatctggaaactatatagattgtttgaaaaaaaaaaagtagtaacacATGCATATCTCTGTTGTGAATATAGGTCGTCAAAAGGCACTGTTTTTTGGCTGGTTCaacaaccatgcggcaaagcaaaactgattttaaaaaaacaaaacaaaacaaaaaaaaaccatcaggatctgattaacttttcatgttgaGTTAATTCGGAATAAAAACTCAGTGgcattcttgcatgttggatttaGATTTGGTGccctttgaaacgattcatgtcagattgattttgagtaaaagttcagcttcaattcaagatttttgctttttgtactgttttaattgtttaactgcatacatgagatgaacGGGTACATGAAATTCTCTTTATATAACAATCTCATTAAcgtactccaacagtttatcattcattttgattgtcctttcacaGTAACAAACCCCTTGATATAAAGAACAAAAGGCTTAGAACCCAACTGGTTCGTTATAGTGAGGGTCTACGTATTTGACTTTCAATTACAACATTTGCCACCTGGTGGTGCTTTGCACAAAGTAAGAGGACTAATTATCTGCTATTATATAGCTTTGTATGTCTCTCATAGTCAGTTTCCCAAAGGCATGCATTAAGCTGTAAACAAGACAAAACCAACAGAAAAGTCTGCTGTAAAATGTGTAACTAAATATGAGCTGTACATTTGTTGTCTTCTTGCTTTTAATGCAAGTCTTCTTTCCTCTTTAGGGGAAATTCACTTTCTATAAATTCAGACTCCGAGAATTCAAGTTTTGGTAAGTAGTCACAGTTAAATAATGTTCAATTGATATAAGCTGTACATGTCTACTGTAATTCAACCCATTCATATTTATTCTTTGCATTTGCTGTTATAGTACTTCAATATCACAAATATATATCAAAGGTACCTTCAAAGGAAAGCAATTTATCAACTACGACAGGTAAATAATACACCTTTAGGTAATTTGATGGGTTACTGAGCTTACTGGTGACAGATTTGTTAACTAGGGTTTTGAAAGTTCAAACATGTTCGCCTCAGGAGTGTTAACAATAGTAACCACCAAATAACATGTTTAACTGACTTAGCCAACCAGGCAAAATGTACTTAGGGTTGTAGAAACACTATGTAAGATGGAAAGAGTATTGTTCtgaattttgttttaacaggtgaTCTGATTACATCAAGTCCTGGGTGCTTGCACAGCCTGGTATCCTGGGCACACCAGCATGCCGGGTCATGCCAGTCCTCCCCCAGCCTGCAGGAGGTGATGGCGTCAGAGTACTGTGGGGTGGTCCGGGCAGTCTGGGCCTGTGGAGACGGCCATAACTATGTCATGGACACTGACTCTGATCGCACCCCACAGGGGCTTCATTCTGCAAAAGAAGCAGTGAAACCggagggtggggagggcttaggaaAGACAGCTTCAGGGAACAGTTCTACAGAGCATGGCAGGCAGCCACAGCTGGCCACGACGGAGCCTTGCAGCTCGGATTGCCAGAAGTCCATTTACCCATCGGCAACAACACTGGTGACAAACGCAGGGACTCCACGAAACCAGAATGCATCgcaccaccatatagagagtaaTAAAAATGCACATGAATCGCCTGTAGACAGCATTGAAGGTAcggtaagaaaacaaaaaaggataaAATTGggtaattaataattatatttctaTCCAAAAATATAGGTTTTTGAATTCTGCTACCACTTTCTACTTTTTCAATATGCTTGCAGGATAGAAATGCAAATAGCAACTTTTTATAAGGGGTCAGGTATGATTTCTTTGTATTGGATAATAGCACGtctgttttttcttcattagGACAGTTAAGCAGTAAAGAGGTGCTCAGTTCAGTACCACCAGGAGAGGCATTGGATGGGGAAGAGGAAGATAGTGATCTGTCCGACAGGTAATCTTAAATAATTCACCCTCTTGAGGGTGGCAAACCCTTTATATTTATAACTAACATGACTGCTGCTACCCATTTTTAAACTTTTGCCTTTAAAATGAGGGGAATGACAGagctggttttatttattaatttaaccgTGGGGGTGTTTCAACTAAATAAGGTTGCTGTGAGAAGTTTCATAGAGGTCATCTTCCTTGTGCAAGAGAATGTTCACTCTTTATGATTGCTTATTTCTTTTACCACATTACCATGCCAAAGATATGGACACATGTATTTGCCTTTTCATGCTTGGTTAGTTGGACAGTTTGATGCATGTTGAAGTGCTATTTGGTTCACTTGTGAAATATAACCAGATTAAGAACGAATGAGTATCAAACCAAGTAGACCAGATTAGTTGAATGGGTGGTCTTGGTTCACTTGGAGGGGAGTTTATTTATCCCCAAAATTTTGTTAATGTAAAAACCAAAGAAACTTTAATTGGAAATTGAACCTCAACCAAACAGTGACGCAAAGGGAGGAAGTGATGACAATGAAAGTGGCACAACTAATAAATAAGCAGTGAAATCTTTGGGTGAAATCTTGTGCTATCCTACATGCCTCTACAGTTACCTTTGTTGGAAATTTCATGTCGCTTACACCATGaaatatgttatattttgtaatgaaaGAGTGCTGATCAAATATTTTACCAGTAGGCCTATAGCATTTTTGAAATTTATAATTTGCATAAGATGCAGaaagtttgccatgttttttgcATGTACATTCGGATTCAAATTCTTGAGTTTCCTACCTATAAACTGGCTGTTATTCTCAATTCATCATGTTATTATTTCTGATTGTTAAATTATTGGCTTATATTGATTTGTAGTTCTAACCTAATTCTGTCAAGCGACGATGAGGATGAGGAAAAGACAAAAAGTGGATCTTCGGATGAGTTATTTGAACCTTACCCAGAGAAAAAGTGAGTGGAAATTCACATGTTCCGTTTTACACTGGACTGCATTagatcagcagtttttttttttttttaaatgtgacagaagcgaatgttttactttttttttttctttgatttatttttattattagtaaagTTTCTTCAAAAAAGAGTGAGAGTAAAGAGGCTAAAAAGAAGACAGAACCAAAAGTAAGGAAGAAACCAGGTCCCAAGCCAGGATGGAAGAAGAAAATTAAAAGTGAAAGGTACAGCTTATGTGTTCGTGCTCATTTGTTGTAGTAGATGAGGATACAGAGGCTAAGGATGCAATTGATATGACCAAAAAGGCAATCTAGGAAATACAAAttcatgaaataaacacatgGATACATTTATACTTTGAATGGTGTTAACTGTATGTCTTAAACTTATATCCCTATTCCTTAAATAAATCATGTAATTGTTCTGAAATCtatttatgaaaacattttaatatcgAATTTGCTAAGTAATGCTGTGGATACAGGAAGTATGTTTTGTCACCTCAGTTGCTGCTGGGTTTCAAGTCATCACTGATTAGGAAAGGGCTTTGAATCTGGTTTACAGAAGATAATCCTGATCTTGTGTTTCAGTTATAGGAAAGGACTTTGAATCTGGTTTACAGATGATAATCCTGATCTTGTGTTTCAGTTATAGAGAAGAGCTGCCTACAATTTATAAGTGTCCTTACCAGGGCTGCACTGCTGTTTATAGAGGGTCTGATGGAATGAAGGTaagttattactgtattttatttaagcaatGCAGTTGACAGTTTTTAGAATTGTCCCATTATGTCTCTTTGTAAAACTACAGCCtatgttaaaaatatactttGAACTCAGATGCCAAAACAATATAAAGTGAAAGTAAATGTTGATAGGTATGAAAgttgactttttgttttgtttatctttatttTGTGCATGTTTCTCGAATGTAATGTTTGGTCTCTTACTcatcattaaaatcattaaatatcTTGCATCTAAACACCCCAGTTTTCTTTAATGTGCATAAAAAACTTTGCCgtaaacttttgttttgtctgGACTAGAAGCGTTCTTAGGATAGATGAAAAATCAATTTGGTATTCCACTGAGTGCGATTAGGAAAGTGTAATTCCATGACAAGTTGTAAGGTAATAGCATCTGCCCTCTATTCTTGTAGAAACACATCAAAGAGCACCATGAGGAAGTTCGTGAGAGGCCCTGTCCCCACCCAGGTTGTAACAAGGTGTTCATGATAGACCGATACCTGCAGCGCCATGTGAAGCTCATACACACAGGTGAGTGGGCTAGTCTCAgggtattattttgtaatgaGTTTTGTAGTCAAATAAAGAAGTAATCCTAATAATACAGAGTTAACACTATATCCCTAATTCAACAGTATGGGTGAATATTAATTAATTACTACTATGTTTATCAGTGATTTGTGAACTGTCATGATTTCACTgatttatgtactgtacatggtcttgcaaaacatttacattcgagttacaaaacacacagctttcatTGGGGATGGCAAACTGCCGATttattgtttcatgtttttttcgcAGTCAATTTGGAATCAAAATTCTTGTGAATTACTACCTCCTTTTAATGTCAACTTCACGTAGTTTGATGCTGTTTATAATCATTTCAGCTTTAACGTATTATTATCTTACAGAGGTGCGGAATTACATCTGTGATGAATGTGGGCAAACATTTAAACAGCGGAAACACCTCTCAGTCCATCAAATgaggcattctggagcgaaaccTCTGCAGTGAGTATCTTGGGAAAGTGAAGTTTCTATTGGAATTCTAAATGAGTGGTCCAAGAAATTTGGTACTGGCTATTGCAGTTAGAAACTGGTAGAAATGTGTTCCTCTTTTTTGTTCTTAATACATTTGAGCGTTAACTATTGGGACACCTTTAAGACATTTCCCCAGCTTTTTACAATACCTACAACTATATCAATCACATATTTTTAAGGGCAATTTCTGGAATTCAGGGTGATTAGCtattgctgtaaaatgctctaaaaaaaatcaaacagatgtTTATCCACGCTGGTTATAGGTTGAGTACGACAGcagctttatttagttttgtgaaaTATGGAGCAAGGAGGACAGACAGAAAGCATACTTTTAGTATATGTTTGTTACTTTTGCCTGGctgcaaatacagtaaaataacttCAAGCTTTGTAAATTGACGTATAACTGAAACACTGTAATACAGAATGTGCAGCTTTTGTAACTGCAGATAGTAATGTGCAGAATGCTTGTCTTCCTCCGGAAAAATAACTTTTGGTGAAACTGTTTTAATGGGAAATGTTTTTTGCTTGTCAGGTGTGAAGTCTGTGGTTTCCAGTGCCGGCAAAGGGCTTCTCTTAAATACCATATGACGAAGCACaaggcagaggcagagctggaCTTTGCTTGCGACCAGTGTGGAAAACGATTTGAAAAGGCCCATAACCTAAATGTCCACATGTCCATGGTGCATCCCTTGACCCAGAATTCAGATAAGAAGAAATCTTATGGAATTGTACAATTACTACAACCTGGTGACGCACAGGGAATGCCAGAAACTCTTACAGAACCATTAATCCAGGGGACTACCAGCTGAAAAACAAGCCAGGAGAGAAGCTGGACTTTTGTAGAAGGTGCAATAATCAGAACTCGGGTGCTGATTTATTTTAAGATCATACTCAAAAAAGGACTGCAGTGTTACTTGCAGTCAATTGCAGTCAAGCAAGCAGCCTATATACTACCATTCAGGTTTAATACCACTAGAAGAGAATTCATCAGAATTGTGTGCGAGTTACTTAGAAGCTTTGTCGCTATTTTAGGtgcaaacacacaaataaaataaaaaaaggtttaaatattaGGAGTCAGCAGTAAACTGGCCCAGAAGAAATAAGGACTACCtaacattttaagtttttttttttttttttttaactgacattttataaatttcaaaatgaaatgtgtttttattctgctttgtttttatggGCTGACTTGCACCCGTTACTTGTAACCTGAAATAAGGTTTCAGCTAACATTTATTACAgaagttactttttttctgtattttaggtCAAGTGTAGCATTACTGTACCTAGTCAAAAAAATCTGAAAGTGCCatgtaaaaattatttatttttcctatttacAGCCTTTGtgcaaatattacaaaaatatttataagcACTTGCGTACTGGGGTTGTATGTTACAGAAGTCCTTACTGACTAGCTGCGATTCACAGGGTACTGCGTAAGACTTCCTTTAAAACCAAACACTGGTTTTGCCTACAGTAATGCAGACGTACTGTGGAGACGCAAATAGGGTTTGAATCTCAAACTATTCGTAAATTACTTTCCTAACTGAAGTATGATACGACTGGTACTTCAGATTTCATTTACAATTATATGCAAATGAAGGTTTAGTAATGTCACGTACTAAAGATTGAATTAGTTTGCGATATGTAATTTTcgtaagttttttttatttttattatcatagcAGTAAATGCTGCGGTCACTTTGCTAAAATGACATATCCTGTACAGTAATGCCTGCTTACACACAATCTGtgtacagatttttataaataaacatatataaatattatgttttgcCAAGTGTAAGAATTGGTGAGGCATTTTAAAGGTTATGTGATCATACAGCATGTACAAAAAGTTTCACTAGAAGAGTTTTCAGGACAGCATGTGAATGCCTATATCAAGTCAGGTGTTGTAAAGGAAAAGAACAATGTGATTTTTGAGCCtgtaaaagtatatttaaaaaaaaaaaagtacttaaattgcagagattacatttaaaatatatcttgacagtcagcatattagatattaaacattaaaatggaCCATGTATTTTAATCAGATCTTAttgtgcatgtatttaaaaagctatttttttatacaataaacaggtatgtatataatgtaaatagatcATCTTGGTTTTTATGTGTTCCATATTTTAGTATGACAGGCATCTTTTGTTGAACAGGATTGTTGTTTAGGAAAAAGGGTTagttccttttttatatttttgtttttgaaaaatcactacttttttttttttttttacaaaattgtaaATGGATAATATTGATTAACAAAAAATGCTCTCAAGATTGAAGGGAAAGCTAAATGAACATTTGTAGAATTGTGTTGCTTTCTCAAACATTTCTGTTAAGGTTATGATAAAAATGTAAAGGTAGGAttcaattgtgtttttatttgaataccCTCATAAACCAAcagactaaaaataaaatacagcttttagTTTGCTAGGTTATGCTACTGAAATTTTAAaagaattaaatatttgtttctgtATCCATAAAGTTTTAAACATTCTTGAGTAAAATTTATTTTGCAACAACATTTCAATACACAGTATTGAACAtttcataatgtttttattaaagtgattatttttttgtgctggGGAAGACATTGGATGCTTGTTTTTCGTCAATAAGGTAAAGCCATTTGTTTAGTTATGGAGGAGTAAAGAAGTGTCAGAATTTACTTAAATTGTATTTGTGCTTAAAAACAAGTAGTgcataaataattatttcataaaAAGGACCATTTACGTATTTACAGAACGTCTGGCTCTTCATAAAGAGAATCATTACCAAGAGGATTCAGAAGGAAGGTAAGAGCAGCTTTCACCTCTGGGTCTAGGTCCACAAACCCATCTTCCAACcagaaaaaaacttaaaaataagtaACATGTTGTAAAGATTAATAATTGTTTAATTCACTTAATGTGAAATCATAATTGCACTGTTGTCCCAAAGCAAATGTTTGCAATTGATATCCTCTGAATGTAGAtaggtaataaacaaaaataactaaagtACTAATTTAATTTACCTGTAATTAATTTACCTGTttcctgctctagaaagagtgcaaagaagagcaaccagaagtATTcaggatttaaaaggcatgtcatatgcagacaggataaaataattgaatctatacagtcttgaacaaagaagactacgcagcgacctaattcaagcattcaaaattctaaaaggtattgacaatgttgttgtcgactcaagggactttttcgacctgaaaaaagaaacaaggaccaggggtcaaaaattgagattagacaaaggggcattcagaacagaaaataggagggacttttttacacagagaatcatgagggtctggaatcaactccccagtaatgttgttgaagccgacaccctgggatccttcaagaagctgcttgatgagattctgggatcagcaagctactaacaaccaaatgagcaaaatggCCCAAATggctcatttgtaaactttcttatgtataaAAAACTCTTGTGGACACTGAAATAACTTGGAGCAGAAACTGCTGAGCTCCCATCAACTATGCAGAATCAACCTGAGCAAAGTAAAGCAAGTGCCATTTGTTTCAAAGTTAAACTGCTATATTAAACATGGGTCTTTTATAAGGGCAGATTTTAACTATATCAGAATGGAGACTGAGACTATGAGTAGGGTTGTGACCAAATACAGGTGCTCTATTAACTCTGTAAACTAAAAAGCATCGTGTTCTAAATCATAatcaattaaaaacttttacgaAGGTAAACATTAACTGGACAAACAAAACCATAATAGTAtttcaaacatttttgttttactttattgccAAATGCATCTTGATTCATTAATTTTCCCATTGATATCAATATGTTTTAAGTGCCACTTCAAAATACACGGAATGCTGCTGTGTAATGTAGTGCTATGGTAGCTTCAGACTTTGAGCTGCCAACAGATTATCCAaacgtattttttattttgcaaaatcaGCGTTCTTGCGTTTTACTTGCTTAGAGCTTGGCTGTTTATCTCTACCTGTAGAGACGCCCATCCAAGAACAGTTTGACCATCCCACTGTACATCTGGAGTGCCTCGTGTAAACAAAGCTTGCCTTTTCACAGAAGAAAGCAAATTCTGATCCAGGCTGGGGAAAAGGCTATAGGGGGAAGGGATACTGGTTTTAAGTTTACATACTGCCTGGGTACTGAAATACAGACTGTTATACATACTATTGTAGGACAATATATCGGTGAGAAAAGTGAACTTGGCTTGTATTCTGTCTAAAGTATGGCAGAGCTGTTATAAAGTATAGCTGTGGTGCTGCCATACATTTTGTTTAGGCATACTTTGAACCCCAATGGTTAACTTGATTCCAAGTCCTAGAGACACTgcaaaagggaaaagaaaaaagcCAAATAACAATATGCTGATGcagaatgaaaacacaacagtctaagttttacatcaatagctcattgggcacatacataatgttatttacatttaaaataggtttattgattgtttgagtagtattcttccttgggataacaaaatactgaactcAAGTCATGAGATTTcatatttgagttgagttaaaattgccaaaatgagttgat
Protein-coding sequences here:
- the LOC121295991 gene encoding zinc finger protein 276-like isoform X2; the protein is MMKRDRRGRFRALVQETQLGQQAAERKPGGRRGRPRSSEIQHTEESLDPSAVVGGAEGGSEESGTGRTVTTAFCRLCHGKFSSRSLRSAFGKIPVIGQGPKKKQKQQVFFADFQRLLGVPVMQDPVLSQFICKNCYTQFYKCSSILRTFIQRVNMSPTGRVRGNSLSINSDSENSSFGDLITSSPGCLHSLVSWAHQHAGSCQSSPSLQEVMASEYCGVVRAVWACGDGHNYVMDTDSDRTPQGLHSAKEAVKPEGGEGLGKTASGNSSTEHGRQPQLATTEPCSSDCQKSIYPSATTLVTNAGTPRNQNASHHHIESNKNAHESPVDSIEGQLSSKEVLSSVPPGEALDGEEEDSDLSDSSNLILSSDDEDEEKTKSGSSDELFEPYPEKNKVSSKKSESKEAKKKTEPKVRKKPGPKPGWKKKIKSESYREELPTIYKCPYQGCTAVYRGSDGMKKHIKEHHEEVRERPCPHPGCNKVFMIDRYLQRHVKLIHTEVRNYICDECGQTFKQRKHLSVHQMRHSGAKPLQCEVCGFQCRQRASLKYHMTKHKAEAELDFACDQCGKRFEKAHNLNVHMSMVHPLTQNSDKKKSYGIVQLLQPGDAQGMPETLTEPLIQGTTS
- the LOC121295991 gene encoding zinc finger protein 276-like isoform X1 yields the protein MMKRDRRGRFRALVQETQLGQQAAERKPGGRRGRPRSSEIQHTEESLDPSAVVGGAEGGSEESGTGRTVTTAFCRLCHGKFSSRSLRSAFGKIPVIGQGPKKKQKQQVFFADFQRLLGVPVMQDPVLSQFICKNCYTQFYKCSSILRTFIQRVNMSPTGRVRSAGQGNSLSINSDSENSSFGDLITSSPGCLHSLVSWAHQHAGSCQSSPSLQEVMASEYCGVVRAVWACGDGHNYVMDTDSDRTPQGLHSAKEAVKPEGGEGLGKTASGNSSTEHGRQPQLATTEPCSSDCQKSIYPSATTLVTNAGTPRNQNASHHHIESNKNAHESPVDSIEGQLSSKEVLSSVPPGEALDGEEEDSDLSDSSNLILSSDDEDEEKTKSGSSDELFEPYPEKNKVSSKKSESKEAKKKTEPKVRKKPGPKPGWKKKIKSESYREELPTIYKCPYQGCTAVYRGSDGMKKHIKEHHEEVRERPCPHPGCNKVFMIDRYLQRHVKLIHTEVRNYICDECGQTFKQRKHLSVHQMRHSGAKPLQCEVCGFQCRQRASLKYHMTKHKAEAELDFACDQCGKRFEKAHNLNVHMSMVHPLTQNSDKKKSYGIVQLLQPGDAQGMPETLTEPLIQGTTS